CTTGAAACAATggcgtagatttgatctttaaggtgGTGGGAAACCGACATACGAAGGATAGACCGATAGGTGGACCCACTAGGTCGGCTGACCTACAGGTGGGGCGGACTGGCCCCACTTGGCAGCCTCTTGGCTCGATCTTTGGTGGAGTCTTTTGGAGTGTTCTAGAGCACTCCCAAGTCAGTACCAccgtggataaacgtgatttgctttgacaaataggttctccttgatggttttctgattaaatcctcctgcattcatagattcaccaaaactcatggcttTTATTAATTTACACCCCTagtcctatgtttggtgatggaactaagtatatatgcaggttatattgatagtttatgattgatgttaacgaccgtcaacaatCATCCCAAgaaacatcatagaagagcacacagtttcatcacagatcactcaCGCGACTCATCTGTGACGATCCTCTTTAGAACTATGATGAccagggcttcatcattgaactaattacacatctttGACGAAGTTTTTGATCTGTCTTCACCATTGCGCTTGACGCCtagttgtgttgacatgtctttggagtcctaAAAGTAGTATATGTCCACTATGTTCataggttgacttatatattggatgtatcccctgcaagtggaaacaaatatgtgcCCTTTGAACTTACAGTGGTGGTAGCAATAGAGGATCCCTGGTTTGCTATGGTGGCTCAggcatccttttggaggctaggcagtAGGTCTTCTCGGTGGAGCGCGGCGGCATTGGCGTCCATGTCCATCGTGTGCCGCGGCAGAGGCAACAAATCTGATCTGTAGGTCTCCTTTCTCACCTTTTCCTGttcgcttcactattttggtccttgcttgaacatgaggtatacaagaaacattgtagcattGCAGATTTCGTTATGCCAATGCTGATTAAAAGAACTAGGAGGAGTTCTTATGGTATTTTAAACTTGTAACATATCTAAGGCCACATTTctatgccaatgatgtctacatggctaTTGGATAtattaggatgcagctcatatgtttgctttctatgtcttctccttgttgacaaccaaggtatatatttggttccaaacaagaggaaggcatcgaaagcaaatcaatgctttgtgtccatcattcacatcactGAGGCCAATAATGTTTAAGCTCCAAACattgctactgatgccaatgatgatcactaccacttgttcactgacattctacttgtgaaaactaaGGAAGCTCAGTTAACTActaaaattgtaatggttacagctccattaactgctactctaaatttacatgAGATCAtatcatgaaaattgttaatggtttttaaagttgcactttggtatgagttgtggacttcactgatggatctatgttggattatttttctcttcagtgatctcattactgaggaaGCTCTCATCGTACTACACACTAACGAAATGttggaggcccccaacaagaggaacacatTGGCTAGCCTCATGGAGGATATTATTTTTGAGATCCTACACCGCCTCCTTGTTCTACTACAAATGTGTCTATTGCTCCTGGAAAACCTCATCTCAGAccccaacaaccataagaagctgCCCCAGACTATGGCCGGCTTCTTCTACGACAGTGAGAACGGCAATCGAAACCTCACCAACATTGTTCGTGGTATACGCTCCTACTCCttggaattcttgcccttcaacattgAAAATGTAGCTGTCTTAGAttgctgcaatggcctcatcctatgctggtgccttggggctgatggataccACTATGTCATCTGCAATCCAATGACCTAGAAGTTTAAAATTCTGCTACTTGGCACCCATGATGTTAGACatgctgttggtgaggctcgcttgtcgttcgatccgacagcctcctcgcacttccatgtgattgaatatgtggatgtcaaCATTGTGTGTGTAGGTGCGGTGATCTACTCATCTTAAACtatagcatggatctataaggaagcTGAATGGGGCGAGcatactgatgtgacattttacagacaaccaagtgtgtttcttaatggttgtctgcacattatggggaaCTCTAGGGAGTACCCTatgatacttgctgtggatatggagggaaacacatTAAGAAAATTTGATGggcctagtggtcttcaacactcaatgcatcaagctcagggtcacttgtgtgtatgtactgttggtggtcccaatgattccaagctttcaatctagatccttgaagactatggtactgataattggacattgaagcatatggtCACCACACGGATCCtatttggaaggattaatattagatttggtttcCTAGATTTTGTTGATGAGGACatagtgattacagttcacctagaatggaatttgattttctttgctgggtaagatggaacaatcatcgcatatgacatggaccgcataagtgttcatgtcatccctacccgTGTCTTTTGGTATGGTAGACATACCGTTAAAAAAGAGTTCATCTATAGACCattctatcttccttatgttcccttgttcttgaattcattagcagagtagtaaataaagctgcatttgatgtatctctctgacatgttaatttcctcaatgatggatgttgtcattatttcagctaaactagtgtgccatctttgttttgtttgcaaattgaattatttgtttggtgCGCACATGTGTTACGGTGATGTTATAGCTCCCATCGCCGTTTCATCCGTTAATTCA
Above is a genomic segment from Miscanthus floridulus cultivar M001 chromosome 3, ASM1932011v1, whole genome shotgun sequence containing:
- the LOC136543668 gene encoding uncharacterized protein, translating into MLEAPNKRNTLASLMEDIIFEILHRLLVLLQMCLLLLENLISDPNNHKKLPQTMAGFFYDSENGNRNLTNIVRGIRSYSLEFLPFNIENVAVLDCCNGLILCWCLGADGYHYVICNPMT